Part of the Melopsittacus undulatus isolate bMelUnd1 chromosome 14, bMelUnd1.mat.Z, whole genome shotgun sequence genome is shown below.
TCGAGGTCAGCCTCACTGTCAGCCAAACTCTTGGGGATACATTCTATTAGAAAATGGTCACTCCTTTGTCTACATCTACCAAAAAAGAGGTAAAATGCCCTACTTTGGCTTCTTCCCAGTCCTCCTGCCTGTCCTGTCAGCGTTTCAGGGCTGCTTGAGACCATCGCCACTCCACATCTGACAATGCTGCTGTGTGTTGGCACTCTGTGGGCTGTGAAGGTCCTTGGGAATGTCTTTGTTGCATGACTGCCCACCCACAGTCATCACACTTGCAAAACAACATCACTGGCAGTTATTtgctagaagaaaaaatacctaaaaataGTTCAAGCCTGGTCCGTGTTGGAGAACGAAATGCTGCAGGACACGAGTTGTGCAGATGGAGCCTTGGTGCTTTCGCTGCCTCTCTGTGTTCACTTCTTCAGTTAAAGGTTTTGTGTACAACAAAACATTTGATAGTGAACCAAAAGCAATTCCCGATGTGAGAGTGAAAACACCGAGACACCGAATCCATTTGGAAGGGAAAGGTTACCAACAGCagagaaatggttttaaatacttgaaaataaaaagtcccTTTTTTATGTCAAACCATACATACACGGCATTAGAAAAACAGGTGGTAAGGATAAATACAGGTTTGATACTTCCTGTACCATCCACCATGTATAACCGAGGCTACAAACCCACTTCACATAAATCAACTAACCTAGGTTCATGTCCAAAGGTTTCTTCCTGTTTATCGTCAGTCtttgtaaaacacaaaaagctCCACAGAAGATGAGTGACCATCTCCTCCAGCAGGCAGGCTCGGTATGTTTGGTCCCTCATGCCCAGAGCTCTGTGCGGCAGCTCGCTGTGTTGCTGGTGATTCACATGCCTACACCACTTGATTTCAGTCACAGGGAAACCATCCAGACCCTTTATTTCTCCTCCCAAAGACAGGAAGTGGGATTAATAACAATCTGTAAACAGAGCAACAGCTCCAAATGCAGATTCACTTTGTTGAGGAGTCCCAGATCCACGTAGTAAGAATTCCACCGCTCTGCTCTCACAGGGGGGACAGGTGGTCCCAGTTACCTGTTCTGCATGTGGATATCCACAGGTATGAAGGTCACtgtgggatgctgaggcaggctGTGGCTTGGCTGCCCTAATGCAGGCGGCATTGCTACTTTGTTGGGTTTGGGCTCCAGCTCCCGTTTCACTCTCATGCGTCTGTAAAGGCAGAAATGAAATTGTCACTAGAGCTGGGAAGACTCCTGTGGAAGCAGGTTACATCAATCAGCTTCTTGAAAGTCAATACAAGACAGGATTTCATCCCAAAGATGCTAAATGGCAGCCCAGGGCTCCTAGAGCATATAAATGTAACCCAGCATCCTGAAAAGTGCAAAATCAAGCTCCTCTGGCAACCACAATGCACACCAGAATGCTCCCTTGTGTCAACAGGGACCTCTAGGAACAGCTTCCATACAATATCCTCCATCAAGAatctcctcctgcttcccagcacttcagtcactgaacagcagcagggagagtcGGGGATTTCAGTCAGGTTAGCTTAGCATCTCCTGGAAACTTGCAGGAACCAATACTGAAATGGTCCATTAGGTGAAAGCACACTCAGCAGTGACCTTGGTTCATCCTTTCCCACCTTAGTGAAGTACAGAGCTTGGCACATACCTGTTGTATGTCTTCAGTATGAGTAGAACCACTGTAAAAATGATAATCACTCCTACTACGATGGCAGCAACTATGGCTCCAGAGCCTGGCAgggaagcagaaagggaaagaagcctTATGTACAAAGTTGTCATTGTATGGTTTGAAGTTTGCGAAGTTCAAGGTCcacttaaaataaagcaaacacagcTACCTCCCCAGTGCTTTTCTTACTTTGATAGAGACTTTGTTCTTGAGACTTTGTAGTCACGTTTACCGAGAGCTGGGTGTTACTGACCACTGGTGCGGCTGTCGTCATCTTGAGtcagctgcaggaggaaaaaagaagagtgaGTTCATAAAACATTAACCAACGTTTGACAGTGATAATTAGGCAACACTCCCATCAAAGATTCAGGGCCACGAAGTGCACATTCACTGGACTGGGGTTCTTCAGATTTCCTTAGAGGTGAAAATCTGGctctgctgaaatcagtggtGGCTTTGCTACAACCTCGTCTGGAGCAACTTGCCTTAAAGCACACACTGCTTGGAATTAGTAGGCTAAAATGAGATATAAACTCAATTATGCATTGTTATCTATGTATTATTGCTGTTATACAAGCTTTGGATAAATatgtgttttaaatgctttaggATTTTAGATTATCATTTCAGACTGAGATTCAAATCACTGTGCAAGTGTGAAGAATTCAGTATTCAGTAACATGTCTTTTAGTAAGGGAGCCTGCACTTAAAGGATTAAACACTCCTCTATAGAATAAAGTAGTTTCATGCATCTAACATGAAGAGGAAAAACCATTTAACCCCTAACTGGAAGTTCTAAAAGTTACACAACAAACACCACTGACCCATGACAGGAAAAGATTGCAGTGTGACTATGATGGAAAACTGATGCAAGTTTAACCAGCACCTCACCCGTGCCAGTGTCACCCCAGTCTGTTTCTGGAAGAGGGCAAGTGTCCAAGGCTGAACCCACGTCTGCATCTGGGGAGGAAAACCTGCAGCTCTAGAAagagcagtgtgtgtgtttgctgaTTTTAGAAGCgttttccaaatgttttctaaatgtgACCAGTAACCTGAGCCATTAAAAGCCTCCTTCAGCCTGAGAAGGGTGTGATACCACTTCAAACAGACCTCTGAAACCATTTCAGCTCCCAGCTTCAGAGAGCTAATGCACTCAAACTCCCCATCGAAATTACTCTTCAACACCTGATACTGGAATTGAGGTTCCCCATTTCAGGTGGTGCCCAGTACAACCAGGCAGGACTCTGCCCTGCTCGGTTATGCTCCACTGGGATACTGTGCATCTGTGGCATGTTCTTAGTGGCTTTAATTTTACAGAGCACAAGAGATACAATAGCCAGAAAATGATTAAGTGGACATAAATCAGTCAGTAATAAAAGAATTGGAAATTTGAAAAGcactttcccttccttttcccctccttgaGGTTTTCCTAAGGgtttctgcaaagcagcatccATCAAACAAATCCCAGGTTGTGGCAGGTTGCAGGtctgggagggaaggaggacaCAGCTCTGACTGCTCCTGACAGGCGAGGTTGATTCGGGGTGGGGAGGCTGGTGACTGAGTCAACACCCGGTGTGTGCTTAGGAGGCTCCACAGAGAGAGGAGGAACAAGAGAGATCAGTAACTAGCAGGAAGGGACAGGGTCAGTGTCTGTCTGGTTAGGGAGGATCTGAATTGCAAGGTCCATTCATCAAATACTTCGATCCCCTGAAGTTAGAAAGGTTCCAGTTTTTAGTTTTAAtctaaaaaccaaaaataactCTGTTTTGAGCCTGTAACTGGGTCATTCTCCCCTGGCTGAATGATTCCTTTGTTTAGCCAAGGCCAAGTTAATCCAGCAACATGATCATCAACCGTAGTTGTAGATCTGTCCACGCTGAAAGAACTATTTTGTCTTTAGAGTTTGCCTTTATTATATATAGCACAGCAGAAGGATTCACACACATGTCAGAGGAACCTGGGCACCCATCTGCTTTCCACTCATCCACTCGGTGCAGGTTGTACCACCAACAAGAGGAGGCTGAAGAggctccatcctgctgcaggctggggaaaCCTGAGAAAGTGTTTTGACCATGGGCATAATACAGAAAAAGCCACATCCAGTTTTTACCTTGTTGCTCCTCACTAGAAGAGCACAGATTCCAGAGTTCCAGAAgggtttttctcctcctctgcctaTTAgaataaaaacccccaaacaaataaGGCTGAATATTTCAGCATTAAGCCATGTGGTACTCGTACCTACCCCCATCTGGTTCAAACCACCTTGGTAATGAGCTATTGAGCTATTTGTGCCTGAGTCACACCTCTAACTGAAGAATTCTTGTTGTTGTCAATGAAACCGCATGTTACAAAAAGGATGACTTTATCTGGCAGGGTGTAACAAACCCAGGATGTAGCTTGGAGAATGAATCAAATCTTTGGTTTTTCCATGCTGTGCAGCAAGTCGAGGTCCAAGGTCTGTGTCTCAGGCTGGGGCGGGAGGTGCAGGTTCCCCCTTTACCTACAGCCAGTCTCAGTTACACTCCCCTCCCAACAGTCATCCAGATTTACACCTGGCCAAGCCCACGCTGTGCAACTCAAGGACCCAGCCAAGTCCACCAAAACCCTGGGAGCCCCCCAGGTTCAGGGTATCCCCAGCTGGATCCTTGGCTTAGAAAAGCATTTAGGAAATCAGAGGTGGTCACTAAAAGCTGTAGAGCAGGGGAGCAGAGATGGACTTTGATACAGCAACCACAAGACATTCTTCCTCTCTGACACATGGCACACACTCCCAGCACACACTGGCCGGGGGGCTTTGAGGGCCTCCCACTGCAGCTCTTGGGGCTGGGGGCACATTCCCATGTTATGCAGCTGGAAATGTTTCCATAAAGTGAAGCTTTGGGCACGTTTCCATTCCAAACACCTGGGCAGAGCCATGAGAGGTTGTTTTGGCAAGCGGCAGCAATGCCCCCATTGATACACCTTCCACCTGCCCTGCCCGCGCTCACTCGCATGCATCAGAGCTTGTCTGTCAAGAGGCTCCTGCAGTTACAGGAGAGGGGAGATGGGGAACAGAGCCATGGGACTGAGGTTTTTCCTCagccagctccctgcaggaggCAGATGCTGGGCAGGAAGAGGCACCAGTGCTTCGCCACCTTGGAAAGGGGGGGGTCTGCATCGAGCTGTGCACAGGCTTTAAACTACACAAATCAGCTGTTGTTCCCCAGCAGGAATAGACACAGGGTTTACCCCAGAAGCTTCATTAGAGAGTTCATTCACCCTTTCAACTGCTCTGCTGCATAGGCAGTGTTTTCCTTGTGTAGTGTGGCCAAACACAGGCTGAAAACCAAGGTGATTTTTCTCTCCTAACTCACCCAGGTCTAAGGAAGAGCActggctgccagctctgccatgCTGGGGCTCCATCCCTTTCCCAACAATGTCAACAGGGCTGCTCTTAAATCATAAAACCCACTGAGGAATGGGACAACCAAACCCAGCTCTGGTTTGCTTGACTATTGGGATTCTTCCTCAGTATACTGGCTAGGAAAGGGAATGTTGTCTGAGTTATTTAGAAATAGACTGGAATTTGTTCCCTCAGGTCCTCTTGCAGATGGAAATGAACAAGTGCCATGTGAAAACCATCTCACGCAATCAAAAGGCCACCAAGAGCTGAATTCACATGAACACTACCAGGGTGCTGGAGCTATGTGAGGAGGGGCAAATTGTCAGAGGTATAAAGCATTCATTCCAATAAGCAAACGCCAAAATGTTATTGAAGAAGGCCAAGAGGCAGCCAGGTCCTGTTAAATAAAGGGAAAGGACTTTCTGCCACAAGAGCTGTAGGTGTCCTGGCAGGTGACTGAATCTCAGATCTGTTCTCTTGCAAGAATTCCACACCACAGAGCCATCCCCATCCTTTATCTGGGAAAGAAGAGGCTGAGGAGTCAGCTACCATCATCCACATCCACCCTCCTGCCACGCCACAGGAGCTCCGTGCTAAGGCACATCTGCCTGAGGTCCAGTGCACACTGTTTGAGGTCCAGCTCCGCTCGCACATCAGCCTAGGCAGCAAACTCACTTCCATCCCAGGGAGGAGTTAATCCTTCTAATTAAGTCCAGAATTCTTCTCCCTCCCTACAAGTAACTGAGCCCAAGCACAAGGACCTGGCCTGGGATCTGCCCCAGGCAGTGGATGGTGTTTCAGCCCCATTCCTGCCTCACTGACATTCCCTGTCTTTGCAGCCAGATTCCCCGTTGTGTGCTTTGAACCAGTGTGTTTCATTGTGCCTGGCTGCTTCCAGCACTGAAGGGCTCAACCAGGCATCGGTGGCACAGCATGAGAGGGAAACAGCCTCATGTTGGAAGTCACCAACTCGGCTTCAGCTCCCGAAACCCCGTAACCCATAATCGTGGGTCCAAACAGCCTCATGGCCACACAGCCACGTGCTTCCAGCAGCATCATGAGCCATGGGAACAGGGAACATCGCCGGGGGTAGAGACAAGCTGTAATTTCAGAAGCAATaaacccagtgctgcagtgagaCCGGAATGTGCCTGAATTTACCTTGTGAGGCTCCaaagagggaagaaggaggaaaaaaaaccccaagttcAAATGGCTGAGGCATAACCATGGCTGAGGCAAACACCCGGCTCTGGGGAGCCTGTGTTCTACATGTCCCCAGCTCGGACCAGCACCTCTATGTGAGCATTCGTCTCAGGTTCTGACATGAGCTCTCCAGGTTCAGCTGTTGTTAAAACACAGATTGAAAGCACTTCATTTCCTTGCCAAGACAGTTACACAAGCTGCAGGCAACTGCACTGTGCAGTAGCAGCACCAAGAACAAACAACAGCAGTAATTGTACCTGGCTTATACACTGAGAGGGGCTGGAAGCTCTCAGCTCACACAGATGATGACTGGGGCCCTGGAGGCAGGTCCTCAGGAAGGAATGCCCTCGCTTCAAAAGCCATGCCCACAAATACGAACCAGAGAGACTTTGTCACAAACCTGCCCAGGAGCAGCGTCTAAactgggctgggagctgcagagtTCCCAATCCCAACGTTTTGCCTTAAAACACTGGGCCACACAcacccctcctctccccctgtGTGAATGCACTTATTCACAGGAGCTCCACCATGATCAGCAAAGTGCATCCACACCATAAAAACACTGTGGATACTGCAGGGCAGGGCCTCTGCAGGCAGCGCACGGAAGCAAAACAAGCCAGAGGTGTTTTCCCACTGGTTCCAGGCCAGGATCTCAGGCACATTTGGATTAGAAGCCTTGTAAATGTTATGTCAGAACCAGGGTTTGAACTGGAATGGACAAACCCCACCacgctgctggagctgggggctGGAGCCACCAGAGCTGCTCAGAGGGGCTGTGGATTGAGCTCCCACGACAGGCATAGCccagagggaagagggaaaaccCATCAAACCCAGCTCCTTTGGCCAGACCCATGGGAAGCTCACCTTCAAACCGGCTGCTAAATCAGCACCTGTaacaagagaaggaaaaaggagctaCCTGCAGCAAATCAGGACAACAGCAATCAAACGAGAGACACACAAGCCAAAGGGGTTGAAATCTGTAGCCTGTCCTCTGCCTTCTTTCCCAGTCAAGCCAATCCATGGCTGGAGTCCAGTATCATTTGTGAATGATTTGCCCAGAACAGGACTGGCTTCCCAGAGCAGGAAACCACTTCTCCCAGTTCCGATACCATCTCACGCCTCCCTCACCAGTCCCTTCTGCTCTCTGAACCCTTTGCTGCCTGAGGGCAATCACTTACCAACGGCGTGCGGGTGCCAGGGACCAGCCCAGGGAGGAAGAGGATCCCAGATGCACCTTCAGGCACCTCTCACTGCATCTGGCTGAGCCAGGGAGACGGCAACAGCTTCTCCTGGGATACCTTACACCGAGATACCCATGGGACAGAGCACATAGTTCACACTGGGACCCAGACCAGCCTGGAATGAGTTCTCACCTGAGCTGCCTTTCATGGCAGAGCTCTCTGCATTCATGAGCAGAAGCCATGGGGTGTGAACCGACCGCTCCTGTTCACTGGTTGAGGGTGTTGTTTTCTAGGGATGAATACAGTTGCTTCTGTGCTAGATGAAGAGTTCTGAGGCTTCCATCACAGGCTCAGAAGCCCTCAAGGGCCTAACACATTGCAGGTTTTAGCTGCATTTCCCCATGTCTGTGACTCAGTGCGAGCAGCACAATCGTCCCCATCAcatctcttccctctccctcatGCCCAGCACAAGCCCAGTTCAgcctctcccagctcctcagcaACGCTGGTCCCAGCCTGGCACAAGGGCACGAGAACTCCACACAGGGGTGACCCTggtgagctggggctgctctgggcagACGCCAGcacccacagggtgctcagcaccccTGGATTTACCCCAGTAACTGCTGATCTGAGACCACAGTGGGCATCACTCACAgactcctccagctcctttgTGCACTAAATCCAGACTGATCCACTGTTA
Proteins encoded:
- the NCMAP gene encoding noncompact myelin-associated protein encodes the protein MTTAAPVVSNTQLSVNVTTKSQEQSLYQSSGAIVAAIVVGVIIIFTVVLLILKTYNRRMRVKRELEPKPNKVAMPPALGQPSHSLPQHPTVTFIPVDIHMQNR